The sequence GTCTGATTCTAAAATTGATCCTGTTCCATTTTCTAGGCTGGATCTAGATTTACTAAattctgacccgacccgaccatACCCATTTGATTTTTAGGACAATTTTGGGTTTTGTATCCTACGATCCGACCCGATTCGAACTCGGTACATTTTTAGAGCCGATGCTTAAGGATCTCTAACTCTCTATTTCTCTAATTTTGTCTTGTGTTTAAGGATGAAAGGAATGAAAGAGACTGTCTTTTGTGCACTATCGAATGGCATAAATTTTATATTAAGACTTAAGTTGGTTATATTAAATAGAAACACTATTCTCCTAAAAAGAAAGTTCAAATTAATGAAGGCAAAATAAAGTATAATTTTGCCATATGAAAGAAGATGGATTCATAATGAGTCCTTTGCGGCTGTTGAACTTTATCTATGGTATTATCAAGACTATATTCCTTATCTTGGCCCATGCATACTTTTCTAGTAgtatgtttaaaaaaaaaagtagtaaATGCATTCTAACAAATTTAGGAGATGTAACCATTGAGTAAAAAGGAAAAGCATAGATGCAATTCGTttctactttttttaaaaaagtattgAATATACgaacaaaaaaaatttcttgtagCTAATAAGGTTGAGCCTATTATTATTAAGTTAGATTGTAATGGCATCAATTCTTGATGTTTAGGCACTTTCACTTGTCTGGTCCTACATAACTTGCTTTCGATAGTTTTTACTCATTGCAAAAGAAACTAATTACAAAGAATGACAACTACAGGGATCCAACCCAATCCTGATCTAGGCTCGACCCAAGCCGACCTAGATCCAATCCAGACCCAAATTTTTTAGGTTGAGGCAAAATTATACATAGACCCGATCCGACCTAAATAACCCATTTGGTCAAAAATTTTAGCCACAGACCCGACCTAATCCGACCTAATCATTTTTGGGTTGGGTCTAGGTCCAACAATAGAACCCGAACAAAGATCCAAGTTAAatcggggtcactcatgacccgGTCTGATCTAACCTATTTGCACCCCAAGATGCAGCAGCCTACCTCCAAAGTGCCGCCCTTATATAGAGGTGCGGACGACCCTGATCAAAGTGTCAATTCGGCTACTCAGCTAAATCATGCCACGCGTCAGCTCAAAGTATGGCACGGGCGATCTGCCGGATCGCTGCATTAATGACGCCTTGAGGGAGACTCGACGATGATGACACCTTGGGACAACTCGAATACGACGACGTCTCGAGAAGACAGATCAACATATTTATTGCCCATAATGAAAGTCTCGCCCTCGATCGAAATGGCCATTTGACTTCCATCGCTCGAATTGGAAGGTAGTCAGGCCTCGAAAGTAAGGGACAAGTGTTGAGAAAAATATTGGACACATTGACCTCGGGCCAGACTTGCTACCTCAACCTAGGACTTAAATCGAGGAAAACAACTTCGGCCCCAGCCGAGCAGCCGACCAACTGAAGAGAGCGACCTCGACCCCAATCAAGGAGCCATCAGCCGAGGAGAACAATTAACATGTGTCAAAAAAGACTAATAGTCCTAACAACCGACTACTCTGGCGGCCGTTACTTGACCATCATTGCACGCCACGTCAGACCAGGTAACGACGAAATGGCCAGCCCAAGGGACCATAGATGTTCACACAATATTGCTCAAATAGTTTATACTCTACTAAAATTCTCTTCCTTCCACACTGTTGCCTTCCGATTCTGTTTAGGCATCAGAGGGTCTTTCGTCGAAAATTCTTCGGCAGTAAATTTTTTGCAGGCCCCACATAAAAAATATCCATCTCTTGTATCACGGTTAGTTAGTCCGCTCAGCTCATCTTCAACTGTCCTCAGAGTTGTTTGAGCTATGCTCTAACCCCAAACTTTCTCcaatttattagatcaaaataataaaaaaggcaGCAGAAAAAGGGACAACGCAACTAAAAGAAAAGCAGCCAGCCAGTCCACGCAGCCTATGGACCTAGTGGCGCACGAAACTTGGGCAGCAAGTCGGAGACGCTTAAAGAACCACCATAGCATTCAAACTTTCTCCAATTTATTAGATCAGAATAATAAAAAAGACGGAGGAAAAAGGGACAACGCACCTAAAAGAAAAGCAGCCGGTCCACGCAGCCTATGGACCTGGTGGCGCACGAAACTGGGGCAGCAAGTCGGAGACCCTTAAAGAAGCACCATAGCATTCAAACTTTCTccaatttattaatttatttttacttttccaTCTGTCGCTGTTGGATGATTTTTGCCTTACTTCATGAGTACTTTCGGATCCAAAAGAAGGGGTACGTGGCGGGCTAACAGCTAATGCCCAAACGATTTCCTCTGATGGCCTTACCAGAGAATTTTTATCCGCACGCTCGTGAaggaaattatttatttattatccaatGTTGAAATAAGTATTTATTAATTTGACCGGTGGCCATATTAAATTTTGTCTCTTATACCACGCTCTATATATAGCCAACTTATCTCATGGCCACAAacgcgtgagagagagagagagagggagagagatgggGGAGAGTTATGAAGCTCTCTTTGAAACAAAGCAAGCCAAAGGTAGGCTTGCTTACAAGTTGTTTGCATACTCGATGTTGGTGGGCATTTGTTCGATTTGGTTGTATAGAGCGACTCATGCCCCGGGATGGGGAGAAGGGAGATGGGCATGGATGGGGATATTTGCAGCCGAGCTTTGGTTCGGCTTCTACTGGATAATCACTCAGTCGGTGCGCTGGAACCCCATCTATCGCTTCACTCACCCCGAGAAGCTCTCTCAGCGGTAAAATTCTCCTTCATAATTGACATGCCCACATATTTCTtggcttctctttttttttcttttaagtgaAAGGAAAGAACATGCCCACATATCATGCACGGTCCACATTTAATTAGTCTTTTACCCACATATAATTTACGTTGCATTCGTTGCCCGCTGCAGGCAATAGCCAAGTAGATAAGGTCTGTGCCCCAATGATAGCGTGCTCGCCTCGGGTTTTTCTCATCATCCTTGTTGATTGTAGGCTACCTCAAGCCGAGTGACTGGCTTGAGGAGCGCAGCGGTTATTGCCATCCGATGGTAACCATCGACGGCGCAGATGCATACTCTTGATTGAtgcaggggaagagagagagagagatgggtggGTGGGGCTGGGTTAAGCGGTGACATGTTCGACGCCATGCGTCACTCTAGAGAGTCGTAAATTTCTTAATAGCTTTGCTTCTATCGACGGTTGTTAAACAAGACAATAGATAATCGGATTGGGTGGTATAATGGTCAGCTGTCCATCTCCAATAATGTGACGGCCACCAAGGGATGTATAAGGATTTGTTTCGCTGTCCTCACATATGTTGGAGCACTATATTTTGGcctagaaattttaaaaatacgCTATAGCATGGTGTAAAAAAGAATGGTCCTTGGCCAAAATTGTTTCATCCCAAAACCTTACTTGAATAggacaaaaaatattttatccttccattcaaaaaaaaatctcaaaaagAAGGACAAAATAAGATCCTATAACGAGAATGCAATTTCATGCCATATCATAACGGTGCTAGCTAACTTAGCTAGTAAAATTATATGGCAATGGTACTAGGGATCTACATTTGGATATAGTTCTTACTTGATTTTGGCCAGGTTTTATCACACtcttatttttatagaaaaaaatattctatgTTATGTCATTTCTCTGCACTACATCATCCATGCATTCCGAAAAGAAATCATGATCGACAAAAATTGTGCATTGACATGCATGACTGGTTATATTGATGCATAATTTTCTTACTTTTATCATTTGAAATAGAGATGAAACTGAGTTGCCAAATGTTGACATATTCGTGTGCACTGCGGACCCTATTACGGAGCCACCCATCCTGGTCATCTCCACTGTTCTATCAGTCATGGCTTACAACTATCCTCCCGAGAAGCTAAATGTCTACCTTTCTGATGACGCTGGGTCTATTTTGACCTTCTATGCCCTTTGGGAAGCATCTCGCTTTGCAAAGCATTGGCTTCCATTTTGCAAGAGATATAATGTGGAGCCACGGTCTCCAGCCACCTATTTTTCCAAATTATGCGACCCCCGCAATGCATCCATCCCCGCCAAATGGTCTTCCATGAAGGTAATAGTATGAACAAGTGGCATGGGtcaatttttataaatattagcCTGTTAGCCGGCCCATGCTTaactttaatttttgattcGCCGTTTAAAAAAGCTTTGTTCAGTAAAAAAATCGCTTTGGAATTTCATATATCCTTCTATTCTCCAAGAAAATTCTGATTTCTTGGCGAAAAAACGAAGAAATAGATTCATTATCCCATTAAGCTTGTAGTGAATTAGTATCAAACAAGGCAACAACTTATCTCTATTTAATTTATCATCATAATTTCCAATTTCGCAGAATCTATATGAAGAGATGGCAGATCGCATCGATTCGGTGGTAAGGCTAGGCAAGATCCCTGAAGAACTAAAAGCAAATAAAGGATTTTCTGAATGGAGCTCGGGGATGACTTCACGGAATCATCCACCCATCGTTCAGGTACTACTACACTTGGTACTAGAAGAACAAAACAAAACCTTACTGGGAGAAAATTGTTACTGCGTAGAATTTTGGATTATTTTAGAGTGGGATAATTGGGACATGACTTCAAGGTCTAAACTCTAAAGTTTTCAGATGAAAATTAAACTAGTTGTTTGAAGTCTTTGCCGGACTGTAGGAAGAGACTTTAGGTTCATGTCTGTAGGAAATGTAATTGGTGAAATCATAAAATGTATTGTGGATCTGTGCAGCATAAGTTATGGATGAACTGAACTAAGCTATAGTTTAGAGGTTGTGCCCATCCTTCAAATGTGGTGCGATTAGAGTTGTCCAACTGGAGCTAATTATATTGTTTTTCTTTGTTGCTTTTTCTAGATCTTAATTGATGGGAGAGACCAATGTTCAATAGACAGCGATGGAAATGCATTACCAACTTTGGCGTACATGGCACGAGAGAAGAGACCTCAGCATCATCATAACTTCAAAGCAGGGGCTATGAACGCATTGGTAATATATAACTATGTTAGATTCTTCTCGCAATTTTTGGGAGATAGGcttgctttcttttttcctttctttcctttttttttcctcatttgCATGAGCTTTTAGACCTGTTGTTGTTAGTTGAGCCCTGTAAGTAGTCCTGGGCTTAGTCTACAGATGCAGGGTTAAATGAAAGCAGGTAGCAGAATCAGATGTTCGATTAATATCCTCTCTTTAGGTAGTCCACAATATGGAATTGGCATCCTTTCTAGACAACTGACTTCTATAGTAGATTTAACAAcacaattaatcatattttggaAGAAATAACATGATAAATCTAGAATCGACTGTAAATAAGTCTTGAACATTTCATCTGGTTTGAGACTCGACCAGCTGACTTAACTTATATCATGCCTGAAATCTTCAGGTTTTGCTTTCAGAGCAGCTGGAAAGTATTGGGTACCATTAATATTGTTAGtattttgaaattatatttATGAAAAGATGTTTAAATAATGCAActttattatgattttgaaattaaatttataaaaaaaatatctttaaacAATGCAACCTGATGTACAGATAAGGGCGTCATCAGAGATAAGCAACAGCCCAATCATCCTCAACCTGGATTGTGACATGTACTCAAACAACTCGGAGTCCATCAGACATGCATTGTGCTTCTTCCTAGATGAAGAGAAGGGTCAGGGCATTGGCTTTGTACAATATCCCCAGGTCTTTCATAATATCACCAAGAATGATCTCTATGGCAATTCCTTCAATGTGTTCACTGAGGTTAATACTAGCAAAGGCTCATCACTATCGAGGTTTCAGTTATGTTTCTCTAGTCTTGTACTAGCTGTGATCACagctatatccaatatggagTATAAGACCAATCAAGTAATTTTAACGATTTTGTTATCAAATCATACAAGGAGCTAATAACAAAATCATTTTTAATGTCTCGTTAGGTGGAGTTCCCTGGCTTTGATAATTGGGGAGGGCCTCCGTATGCTGGCACTGGATGCTTCCACCGAAGAGAGATCCTTTGCGGGAGGAAGTATAGCAAGGATTACAAGGAAGATTGGAAGAGAGGCATTGACAGAAGAACGGCAGAAAGTGCTTGCATACTGGAAGAGAGAGCAAAGTCTCTTATTACCTGCACCTATGAGCACACCACCCAATGGGGACAGGAGGTCTCTCTCTGTCCATCTATTTATCTATCCATCTGTCTCTGTCTATATATTTATCTATCTACCATTTATGCAGATTGGGCTGAAGTATGACTGTCCTGTGGAGGATGTCATCACAGGCCTATTAATTCAATGTAGGGGTTGGAAGTCCGTCTATATCAGTCCTCCAAGAAGAGCCTTTTTAGGTGTTCCTTCCACAACACTAGCACAATCGCTGGTGCAGTGGAAAAGATGGAGCGAGGGGAATTTCCAAATCTTTCTTTCCAAGTACTGCCCCTTCATAGTAGGTCGTGGCAAAATCAAGCTAGGACTTCAGATGGCTTATTGCGTTTATGGCTTGTGGGCTCCAAGCTCACTCCCTACACTCTATTACCTCGTGATTCCTTCCCTTTGCCTCCTCAAAGGCATCTCCTTATTCCCAAAGGTACGGATACGCCTCTCTTTTTCCCTTCTATCAAGCTTGCATGTTTGAACGAATCCTAACACAAATCAAAATTAGATCACGAGCCCATGGTTCCTGTCCTTTGCCTATGTCACCATTGGGAAGCATGTGTATGGGCTCGTCGAATCACTGCAATGTGGTGACACATTGGCTGGATGGTGGAACTTACAAAGGATGTGGATATTGAGGAGGACCACCTCTTTCCTCTATGGCACCACTGCTACCATCTTAGAGTTGCTGCGGATTTCTAAGATGGGGTTCGCAATCACAGCAAAGGTGTCTGATGGCGATGCCTCTAAAAGATACGAAAAGGATGTCTTGGAATTCGGGTCATCGTCCTCAATGTTTGTTATCATAGGAGCAGTCgcaatgctgaatcttttctgCTTGGTGGGAGGACTCCAAAGGCTGGTGGTAGATGGGGGAATTATGAGCCTTGAGCCATTATTCATTCAAATTCTTCTCTGCGGGCTGGTGGTGGCcatccatttgcccatttatgaAGCTCTTTTCATACGAAAGGATAAAGGCAGCTTACCCTTCTCTGTCACATTTCTCTCCGTTGGTTCTGCGATGTTGGTGTCTCTGCTAACCATGTTATAAATCACTAGAGTGCTGAACAAGTACTTTTAGTCTTCTCATGGCTTCATAATCCCTTCTatagaatgtttttttttatttttccttcgcTTTGTAGTTGTAGTCCTAAGGGTAATGGTATAAGTTAGTCCCTTGGCCCAAGTGCAATTTGGACTATTAAGAATGTGAAAAAATTGTGTCTTGGGGTACCACAGTTACAGCCTTTAGGACTTAAGTTTAGATTTCTACTTGCATTTTTGATAGCAAAGTTGACGAAATTATTGTACCCATAAATACTCGTAATCAGTAATAACTCAAATACTGCTTTGTAGCATACTATCATCGGATCGGGATATTCATTGAACGCCTGCACTTGGGAAATTCTGAGCAGGACATACTACTTTCGTGAAGAAACATGGAAGCAAGTATGCTGCGTAATCGGATATAGTCCTTAAGCATCATTGCCCGTGTAGTTGGGTAAGGCCGTAAGGGCAGTCTGAAGCTAGTCTTGAAATCGGGTAAGAAACATGGAAGCGGTCCTATTAGTGAAAGGCTTATTTTGCTAATGACAGTTGCAACTTACAAGTAACCTCACACCTTACAAGTAACGTCCCACTTAGCTACTTGTGCTCTCAAATTGAGCCATGTTGTGGACCATACACGAAAGCGAGGATTcaccctcacctaaattgctttGTGCAGTTTTGtcatgatcaagaaagctgaattTTGGATATGAAAGGATATTCCTTCTTGTTGGCCAAGTCCCACCTTATGTGAGGTGGGACCCaacaatttaaataaagaaaaaaaaaggggaaacaaaaagagggaaaagaggGGTTAGGGTTAATTATTCTATTAGAGGGTGgatgagaagaaaacaaaagaaggtAGCCGTCTTGGGAGAAGTGCTTGTGGAATCCATCTCAAGGAGGAGGTGAAGATCTTATTCAAGACatttcaagaggaagaagaaccttgtgcaaACCTACACTCGGTGAGAttgttctcattttattattggagcctAAACTCTTTTTCATATAAACTCTTTGTTTGTGATCCAAGGAAGAGATCCTTGATGTATGTGATCCTCTAGCTTAGCCTAGAGAAGATACTTTGTAAGCCCATTATTGTTGATAGTGGAGGTTTGTGGTGGACTTAGGTCCGGTGGTTTTTTTCCCCTCATATTGGAGGGTTTTCCACCTAAAAATTCTTGTCTCTTTCTTGTGGTTTGTTTTTTTGGTGGTTCTTACATTGATTAATTATTGTGGTATTCTCATTCTACTCACACAAAGATAGGAAAGTTTTCATCTAGTGAAGGGGTCTTTCCTaacaagtggtattagagcaagGTTTTGTGCCTACAAGGTGTTTGATAAAATTCTTGTGTGACTCGAATGGAGGATCTATGGGAGGCATGATTAAATTGACATCTTCCAACTATGCCATTTGGAAACCTAGGATGGAGGATATCCTTTATTGTAAGGATTTGTATGAACCTATCCATGGAGATGAGGCTAGGCCAAAAGAGAAGACTGACAAGGAATGGGAGATAATGAATAGAAAGACAGTTGCACAAATTAGACAATAGGTTGATCAGACTGTGTTTCATCATGTTGCTCAAGAAACCAATGCCTTCTCTTTGTGGAAGAAATTAGAGGCCATGTATGAGAGAAAGACTGCACAGAATAAAGCCTCTTTGATTAGGAGGCTTGTCAACTTGAAGTATAAAGATGGGAAAAGTGTGACAGAACACTTGAATGACTTCCAAGGCTTGGTGAATCAGTTGACTACTATGAAGCTTGTCCTAGATGAGGAGTTGCAGGCTTTGTTACTTCTTAGTTCTTTGCCAGACAGTTGGGAGACTCTTGTGGTGTCTCTAAGCAATTCTGCACCTGACGGCAAGGTCACTTTGGATATGGTAAAGGATAGCATGCTAAATGAAGAGGTTAGAAGAAAGGAACAGGGAATATCTCCTGAAGCT comes from Phoenix dactylifera cultivar Barhee BC4 unplaced genomic scaffold, palm_55x_up_171113_PBpolish2nd_filt_p 000320F, whole genome shotgun sequence and encodes:
- the LOC120103935 gene encoding cellulose synthase-like protein E6, encoding MGESYEALFETKQAKGRLAYKLFAYSMLVGICSIWLYRATHAPGWGEGRWAWMGIFAAELWFGFYWIITQSVRWNPIYRFTHPEKLSQRDETELPNVDIFVCTADPITEPPILVISTVLSVMAYNYPPEKLNVYLSDDAGSILTFYALWEASRFAKHWLPFCKRYNVEPRSPATYFSKLCDPRNASIPAKWSSMKNLYEEMADRIDSVVRLGKIPEELKANKGFSEWSSGMTSRNHPPIVQILIDGRDQCSIDSDGNALPTLAYMAREKRPQHHHNFKAGAMNALIRASSEISNSPIILNLDCDMYSNNSESIRHALCFFLDEEKGQGIGFVQYPQVFHNITKNDLYGNSFNVFTEVEFPGFDNWGGPPYAGTGCFHRREILCGRKYSKDYKEDWKRGIDRRTAESACILEERAKSLITCTYEHTTQWGQEIGLKYDCPVEDVITGLLIQCRGWKSVYISPPRRAFLGVPSTTLAQSLVQWKRWSEGNFQIFLSKYCPFIVGRGKIKLGLQMAYCVYGLWAPSSLPTLYYLVIPSLCLLKGISLFPKITSPWFLSFAYVTIGKHVYGLVESLQCGDTLAGWWNLQRMWILRRTTSFLYGTTATILELLRISKMGFAITAKVSDGDASKRYEKDVLEFGSSSSMFVIIGAVAMLNLFCLVGGLQRLVVDGGIMSLEPLFIQILLCGLVVAIHLPIYEALFIRKDKGSLPFSVTFLSVGSAMLVSLLTML